A stretch of the Massilia sp. W12 genome encodes the following:
- a CDS encoding response regulator — protein sequence MTTAASIPFPDPHLRQTFAAQLPRRIDEIVHQMHALEVETWNPRRVDFLHRLVHSLSSSARSFGIDLLAEVAQPLEVNLARLLGRMQQPKPGELQRIIDAADALVQVAEAWLQSITGAHESEPPTASGAEQALIYIWGDIPEHMRNLRQTLIDAHYRAEVFHDADSLWQACKLNWPALLLIDLVQAELEAAALSWLRRAREQAPPSLQILMVTARGEVQTRLAMYRAGASHLLARPLQSATLLATVARLCLEGADGLPHIMLLFDDPQLQQACQLALQGQDMPCMVAQDLNHAMQLLEQQKVDLALLPASQAAQAALLSDLDPGLGVLLLGARTSGVQQECLHLPEHDAEWGMLAQIVIARARTQRRLHEIQRQLGRLRAEREREHEALNQHTPISITDPMGRITWINDRFCRVSGYARHELLGQNHRMLKSGEHDNAFFQDLWHSLNQGRIWHGQICNRDKQGGLYWLETTIAPFLDDEGRPWQFVSWRHDISADKQEARAHYEAQRKATLERDEEQLVWSELMSNLSLRQNQAIQEDDDDSVQSIVRFDGQIRYVRTVGLGHLGSDGRLLRSDTTVQDMAALHEMSSFNLDEANQVKPAFLQDMGRQLRAPINAILAYANLMQQDPGAARAAASVQQGAYEIARTGQQLLGLVSDVLDLARIESGQQQIHLAPVSLRQLFLSCESHVVGMAAANGVSIGFDLGECLDCEVIADAGCLHQVLLALIANGIKYNRPGGRVQVGCCLMPLDDTDTLSALTPRLQIAVSDTGYGLSADKLARLFTPFDRLGAEEGGSKGTGIGLLICRSLLHLMGGQLGVESTPGLGATFWLELNLSAASSRLPPPQVMEAAHTAPAQTDPEPLRVPHTPPQTRAEEVTLPAEPERIAAPVRPQEESMAPQAEIDASRKIILYIEDNAASQRLMHKVLARRGNLEMVEAVSAEAGLPLAEKLKPALILLDINLPGLDGYQALQQLRAIPGLQETPVVAVTANAMKGDAERGLAAGFTAYVAKPLDIEQFYVLLDHLLGE from the coding sequence ATGACAACGGCAGCATCCATTCCATTTCCCGATCCGCATCTGCGCCAGACTTTTGCCGCGCAGCTGCCGCGCCGCATTGATGAAATCGTGCATCAAATGCATGCGCTCGAAGTGGAAACCTGGAATCCGCGCCGCGTCGATTTCCTGCACCGTCTGGTGCACAGCCTGTCTTCCTCCGCGCGCAGCTTTGGCATCGACTTGCTGGCCGAAGTGGCGCAACCGCTGGAAGTTAATCTGGCGCGCCTGCTGGGGCGCATGCAACAGCCTAAACCTGGCGAATTGCAGCGCATCATCGACGCCGCCGACGCCCTGGTGCAGGTGGCGGAAGCCTGGTTGCAATCGATCACCGGCGCGCACGAAAGCGAACCGCCCACGGCCAGCGGGGCGGAGCAGGCCCTGATCTATATCTGGGGAGATATTCCCGAACACATGCGCAATTTGCGCCAAACCCTGATTGATGCGCATTACCGCGCTGAGGTTTTCCATGACGCTGACAGCCTGTGGCAAGCCTGCAAGCTGAATTGGCCGGCCTTGCTGCTGATTGATCTGGTGCAGGCTGAATTGGAAGCCGCCGCCCTGTCCTGGCTGCGCCGGGCGCGCGAGCAGGCCCCGCCCTCCTTGCAAATTTTGATGGTGACCGCGCGCGGCGAAGTGCAGACCCGGCTGGCCATGTACCGCGCCGGCGCCAGTCATTTGCTGGCGCGCCCCTTGCAAAGCGCTACCTTGCTGGCCACCGTCGCCAGACTGTGCCTGGAAGGGGCGGACGGTTTGCCGCACATCATGCTCTTATTTGATGACCCGCAATTGCAACAGGCTTGCCAGCTGGCTTTGCAGGGGCAGGATATGCCCTGCATGGTGGCGCAGGATTTGAATCACGCCATGCAATTGCTGGAACAGCAAAAAGTCGATCTGGCCTTGTTGCCGGCCTCGCAAGCTGCGCAAGCCGCCCTGCTGTCCGATCTGGATCCCGGCCTGGGCGTGCTGTTGCTGGGCGCGCGCACCAGCGGCGTGCAGCAGGAATGCTTGCACCTGCCGGAACATGACGCCGAGTGGGGCATGCTGGCGCAAATTGTGATTGCGCGGGCGCGCACACAACGCCGCCTGCATGAAATCCAGCGCCAATTGGGGCGTCTGCGCGCCGAGCGCGAACGCGAACACGAAGCCTTGAACCAGCATACGCCGATTTCGATCACCGATCCGATGGGCCGCATCACCTGGATCAATGACCGCTTTTGCCGCGTCAGCGGTTATGCGCGGCATGAGCTGCTGGGGCAAAACCATCGCATGCTGAAATCCGGCGAACATGACAACGCCTTTTTCCAGGATTTATGGCACAGCCTGAATCAGGGCCGCATCTGGCATGGCCAGATTTGCAACCGCGACAAACAGGGCGGCCTGTATTGGCTGGAAACCACCATCGCCCCCTTTCTGGATGACGAGGGGCGGCCCTGGCAATTCGTCTCCTGGCGGCATGACATCAGCGCAGATAAACAGGAAGCGCGCGCGCACTATGAAGCGCAGCGCAAAGCCACGCTGGAGCGCGACGAAGAACAATTGGTGTGGTCAGAACTGATGAGCAATCTGAGTCTGCGCCAGAACCAGGCAATACAAGAGGATGACGATGACAGCGTGCAAAGCATCGTCCGCTTCGATGGTCAGATCCGCTATGTGCGTACGGTGGGCCTGGGGCATCTGGGCAGCGATGGCCGCCTGTTGCGCAGCGACACCACGGTGCAGGACATGGCCGCGCTGCATGAAATGAGCAGTTTTAATCTGGATGAGGCGAATCAGGTCAAACCCGCTTTTTTGCAAGACATGGGGCGACAATTGCGCGCCCCCATCAATGCGATTCTGGCGTATGCCAATCTGATGCAGCAAGACCCCGGCGCCGCGCGCGCCGCCGCCAGCGTGCAGCAGGGCGCGTATGAAATTGCGCGCACCGGTCAGCAATTGCTGGGCCTGGTCTCAGACGTGCTGGATCTGGCGCGCATCGAATCCGGCCAGCAGCAAATCCATCTGGCCCCGGTTTCCTTGCGTCAGCTGTTTTTATCCTGCGAATCGCATGTGGTCGGCATGGCTGCGGCCAATGGCGTGAGCATCGGCTTTGATCTGGGCGAGTGTCTGGATTGTGAAGTGATAGCCGATGCCGGTTGTTTGCATCAAGTCTTGCTGGCCTTGATTGCAAATGGCATAAAATACAATCGTCCCGGCGGTCGCGTGCAAGTCGGTTGCTGCTTGATGCCGCTGGACGACACCGATACGCTGAGCGCGCTTACGCCGCGCTTGCAAATCGCCGTCAGCGACACCGGTTATGGCTTGAGCGCTGACAAGCTGGCGCGCCTGTTCACTCCATTCGACCGCCTCGGGGCGGAAGAGGGCGGCAGCAAGGGCACCGGCATCGGTTTATTGATTTGCCGCAGTCTTTTGCATTTAATGGGCGGCCAGTTGGGGGTGGAATCCACGCCCGGACTGGGCGCCACTTTCTGGCTGGAGCTGAATTTAAGCGCCGCCAGCAGCCGCTTGCCGCCGCCGCAGGTCATGGAAGCTGCACACACGGCGCCAGCGCAAACTGATCCGGAACCGCTCCGGGTCCCGCATACACCCCCGCAAACCCGGGCAGAGGAGGTCACGCTGCCTGCCGAACCAGAGCGCATCGCCGCCCCCGTGCGGCCACAGGAGGAAAGCATGGCGCCACAAGCTGAGATCGATGCTTCACGCAAGATCATTTTGTATATTGAAGACAATGCCGCCAGTCAGCGCTTGATGCATAAAGTGCTGGCCAGACGCGGCAATCTGGAAATGGTGGAGGCGGTCAGCGCTGAAGCCGGGCTGCCGCTGGCGGAAAAACTCAAGCCGGCCCTGATCTTGCTGGATATTAACCTGCCCGGCCTGGATGGCTATCAGGCCTTGCAGCAATTACGCGCCATCCCCGGCTTGCAGGAAACCCCGGTGGTGGCGGTGACAGCGAACGCGATGAAGGGCGATGCTGAGCGCGGTTTGGCCGCCGGTTTCACCGCTTATGTCGCCAAACCGCTCGATATTGAACAGTTTTATGTGTTGCTCGATCATTTGCTGGGCGAATAA